The region CGACGTGCCGCCGGACGCGACCGGCACCACCACCTTCACCTACGAGGTGAACGACGGCCGCGGCGGTACCGACCAGGCGTCCGTCGACGTCCGGGTGGTCCCGCTGGAGGAGAACAACCCGCCCGCGCAGTCCGGTGAGCCGGTGCTGCGCGTGGGCCAGGACGGCCTGGGCACCATCAAGGTGCTGCCGTACTTCAAGGACCCCGACGGCGACGACATGTTCCTGTCGAACGCCAGCACCGCCGACCCGCTCGACGAGGTGCGCTTCCGGCCCGACGGCACGGTCGAGTTCCGCGACGGCGGCACGACCACCGGCCGCAAGATCGTGGACGTCACGGTCTCGGACGCGCTGGGTCTGCCGTTCCAGGGCAAGCTGCTCGTCGACGTCGTCGCGACCAACGTGCCGCCGGTCGCGGTGCAGGACCACGTGACCGTGCTGGCCGGCGAGCCCGCGACGGTGCGGCCCATGCAGAACGACTTCGACCCGAACGGCGACAAGCTGCGCCTGACGAACGTCGACGACAAGGCCGGGCTGGAGATCACGCCCAACTACGGCGCGGGCACCTTCCGCGTCGTGGGCGACTCGCCGGGCTCGTTCGACGTGACCTACCAGATCACCGACGGCCCCGAGCCGACCATGGGCCTGGTGCGCGTCGACGTCGTCGAGCCGCCGGAGGAGTCCGGGCCGCCCGTCGCGGTGTCCGACCAGGTGCTGCTGCCGACCGGCGGGTCCGCGCTGGTGGACGTGCTCGCCAACGACACCGACCCCGCGGGCGGCGTGCTCGTGGTGCAGGGCGTGGACGTCCCGGACGACGCGCCCGTCAAGGTCGCCGTGCTGAACCACCAGATCCTGAAGGTCTCCGAGGTCAAGCGGCTCGACGAGCCCGTGACCCTCACCTACACCGTGGCGAACGGTGCGGGGACCACCACGGGCCAGGTGCGCGTGGTGCCGATCCCGGCGCCGGCCCAGCTGCGGCCGCCGGAGGCGGGCCCGGACGAGGCGACCGTGCACGTGGGCGACGTCGTGACCATCCCGGTGCTGAAGAACGACAACCACCCCGACGGCCTGGAGCTGACCCTCACCGACGAGCTGCAGGAGGCGCCGCCGGCCGAGGCGGGCGAGGCCTTCGTCTCGCAGGACACCGTGCGGTTCCGCGCCGGCCAGGAGGCCGGGACGTACCACGCGGTCTACGAGGTCAAGGACTCGAACGGGCAGAAGGACTCCGCCCAGGTCACCATCGTCGTCAAGGACGACCCGGAGAACGCGGCGCCGCAGCTCCCCGACATCACGGCCCGCGTGCTGGCCGGCGGGACCACCCGCATCCCGCTGAACCTCGACGGGACGGACCCCGACGGCGACTACGTGACGCTGAGCGCCATCTCCGGCGCCCCGTCGCAGGGCACCGCCACGATCGTGGACGGGTTCATCGACTACAAGGCTGCCGACGAGAGCAGCGGCCTGGACACCTTCACCTACCAGGTCACGGACACCCGTGGCGCCGTGGGCGAGGGCCTGGTGCGGGTGGGCGTCACGCCCAAGCCCGCCACCAACCAGCCGCCGCAGGCCACCGACGACGAGACGACGGTGCGGCCCGGCCGGACGGTTGCCGTCCGCGCCCTGGAGAACGACACCGACCCCGACGGCGACGAGATCGGCCTCGTGGAGAGCGGGTTCGAGGGCACCGAGGAGATGGACCCCAAGGTCGTCAAGGACGACGTGGTGGTCACCGCGCCGGACGACGAGGGCTCCTACTCCTTCTACTACGGCATCCAGGACACCTACAAGGCCAAGGCCAGCGGTGCCATCACCGTGAACGTGGACCAGAACGCGCCGCTGCTGCGGCCGATCGCCCACGACGACGTGGTCACCTCGGACGACGTCGAGGGCTCCTCGACCGTGACCGTGGACGTCAAGGCCAACGACGTGGACCCGGACGGCGTGGCCGCTGACCTCGAGCTGACGATCGACCCGGACCTCGAGGGCGTCCGGATCACCGAGGACGGCATGCTCGAGGTGCAGCTCACCCAGAGCGCCCAGGTCATCACCTACACGGTCACCGACATGGACGGCCTGGAGGCCAAGGCGTTCGTCCGCGTGCCGGGCGACCAGGCGCGGCCGCACGTCAAGCCCGGCCTCGAGCCGCTGAAGGCGACCAGCGGCGAGCCGCTGACGATCGACCTGGCGGACTACGTGGTGGTCCGCGAGGGCACCGAGCCGCGGATCACCGAGGAGAAGACGGTCAAGGCCCTGGAGGGCACGGCCGAGGTCACCGACCCCGACACGATCGTGTACACGTCGGAGAAGGACTACGCCGGTGCGGCGTCGGTCAGCTTCGAGGTGACCGACGGCGACGGGCCGGACGACGCCGAGGGCCTGACGGCGGTGCTGACGCTGCCGATCGACGTGACGCCGTCCAAGAACATGCCGCCCAAGGTCACCGGCCGTCCCGTGCTGCAGGTCGCGGCCGGCGAGGAGAGCTCGGTCGACCTGTCGCGGTACGTGAAGGACCCGGACAAGGACCCGCTGACCTTCACGGTCAAGGGCGCGGAGGGCATCTCGCCGACCGTCGCCGACAGCTCGGTCTCGGCCCAGGTCGAGCCCTCGGTCTCGAAGGGGACCGCGCAGGAGCTGGCGATGACGGTCTCCGACGGCACCAACCCGGCGGTCGACGCCGTGCTGACCGTCGAGGTCGTGGCCTCGACCCGGCAGCTCGTGAAGACGGCGCAGGACGTGGTGCTGGACGCCCACCAGGGCGAGCCGACCACCATCCCGGTCCTGGCGAACGACAGCAACCCGTTCCCGAACGAGGCGCTGAAGCTGACGGGCGTGCCGGTGGTCGAGACCGGCTCGGGTACCGCCGAGTACCGCGGCGACCAGCTCGTCGTGACCCCGAACGCGGACTTCACGGGCGCCATGATGGTGCGCTACCGCGTGCAGGACGCCACGGGTGACCCCGACCGCGAGGTCGACGGCATCGCGAAGCTGACCGTGCTGGGCAAGCCCGAGGCGCCGCGCGCCCCGCGGGTCGAGGAGGTGCGCTCGGAGACGGTCGTGCTGAGCTGGGACCAGCCGAACAACAACGGCGCGGACATCACGGGCTACACCGTGCGGACGCAGAACGGTCAGGAGCACGCCTGTGCCACGACCACCTGCACGTTCGACGGGCTCAAGAACAACGTGAAGTACACGTTCACGGTCACCGCGACCAACGACGTGGGCGAGTCCGACCCGTCGCCGGCCTCGCAGGAGGCGCGCCCCGACGAGAAGCCGGACCAGCCCGCCCCGCCGACGCTCGAGTTCGGCGACCAGAGCGTCGAGGTGTCCTGGAAGAACCAGGCGTACTCGGACCGGTCCCCGATCGAGTGCGTCAACCTGGAGATCAGCCCGGCCCCGAACGACGGCGTGACGCAGAAGACCTGCGTCCAGGGCAGCAACACCACGTGGAACGGGCTGAGCAACGGCACGGCGTACACGGTGCGGGTGCAGGCCAAGAACGCGGCCCCGGACCCGTCCGACTGGTCCGAGCCGTCCGCGCCGGAGACCCCGGCCGCGCCCCCGGCCCAGCCGGCCGCGCCGAACGCCAGCCGGGTGGACACCGCCGTCGGCGGCCAGATCAACGTCTCGTGGACGGCTCCCGCCAACAACGGTGACCCGGTCAAGACGTACTTCCTGGACGTGTACCGCGACGGCTCGAAGGTGAACACCATCACCACCTCGGGCACCTCGCAGACCGTGCAGGACCTCAGCACCAGCTCGAGCTACACGTTCACGGTCCAGGCCGAGAACAAGGCCGGCAAGTCGCCGGTCAGCGGCCAGTCCAACGCGGTGGAGCCGTACGGCACGCCGGACACCCCGGGCAAGCCGAACGCCGCGCTCGGGTCCAACACGAGCGGCCAGGCGAACGTGAGCTGGGGCGCCATCGGCGACTTCCGGGGCACCAGCCCGCGGTACGAGGTCCAGGCCAACGGCGCGGGCGGCCGGTCGGTCGGGAACGTGACGTCGTACACGTACCCGAACCTGAACAACGGCACGTCGTACACCTTCCAGGTGCGGGCCTGCAACGGCTACACCTGCTCGGGCTGGTCCGCGGCGTCGAACGCCGTGGTGCCGTACGGCATGCCGCCCAAGCCGACCATCAGCGCGGTCGGCGGCGACCAGAAGGTCACGTTCACCTGGAACGGCGACGCCACCAACGGCCGCAGCACGACCGTCCGGGTCACCGGCGACATCACCAGCAACGCCCGGTCGGGCAGCCAGTCGGCCTCCGCGGGGTACAGCCAGAACCGGACCGCCTGCGTCACGGTGACCGACACCGAGGGGCAGTCGCAGCAGACCTGCGACACCGGCACCTCGGACAAGGCGCCGGACCCGAAGGCCTGGGTGACCAAGGGCTCCAGCGTCAACAACGGCGACTGCACGCACTCCTCGTGCGCCTACTTCGTCATCAACTGGCAGGACTTCCCCGGCGGCAACCACAGCGTCGAGTGCTACTCGGGCACCAACCCGGACGAGTCCGGCTGGCACAACATCCTGACGCCCGACCGTGCCTACAGCATGAGCTTCTCGGGCAACGGCAGCCGCCAGCTCAGCTGCTTCTACGGGTACCCGAACACGCAGGTGGCCGTCCGGATCGACGGCACCCTGTACGAGGCGAGGACCTGGTAGGACCGACCGTGCCCGGCCGCCGCGCACGCGGCGGCCGGGCACGCCATGATCGACACAACTTTCACCCGACGGACGAGCAGTAACGAGCAGTAGGGAAACACGAGATGACCACGATGACCCCCGAGCAGGCGGCCTGGTTCGCCCAGACCTTCGACCGGCTCGTCGGCAACGTCGGCCAGGCGGTCCTGGGCAAGGCGCCGGTGGTACGGCTGGCGCTCACGTGCATGCTCGCCGAGGGCCACCTGTTGCTGGAGGACGCCCCCGGCACGGGCAAGACCATGCTCGCCCGCTCCATCGCGGCGTCGGTGCAGGGTTCGCACAACCGCATCCAGTTCACGCCGGACCTGCTCCCGTCGGACGTCACCGGTGTGACGATCTACGACCAGAAGTCCGGCAAGTTCGACTTCCACCCGGGCCCGATCTTCGCCTCGATCGTGCTGGCGGACGAGATCAACCGTGCCTCGCCGAAGACGCAGTCGGCGCTGCTGGAGGTCATGGAGGAGGGCCGGGTCACCGTCGACGGCGTCGCGCACGAGACCGGCCGCCCCTTCATGGTGCTCGCGACCCAGAACCCGATCGAGCAGGCCGGTACCTACCGCCTGCCCGAGGCCCAGCTCGACCGCTTCCTCATGAAGACGTCGGTCGGCTACCCCGACCACGCCTCGACGGTGGAGATCCTGTCGGGCGCCGCGGTCAAGGACCGCAGCTCCGCGCTGCAGCCCATCATCACGACCAAGGCCGTGACCGAGATGGCCGACCTCGGCGCCACCGTGCACACCGACACCGCCGTGCTGGAGTACGTGTCCCGCCTCGCCGAGGAGACCCGCAACGCGCACGAGGTGCGCGTCGGCGTCTCCGTCCGTGGCGCGCTGGCCCTGGTGCGCTGCGCCAAGGTGTGGGCCGCCGCCCACGGCCGCAACTACGTGCTGCCCGACGACATCAAGGAGCTGGCCCAGCCCGTCTGGGGCCACCGCTTCGTGCTGGACCCGGAGGCCGAGTTCGCGGGCGCCCGCCCCGACGTCGTGCTGGCCCGGATCATGGCCGACGTCGCCGCGCCGCAGGAGCGGGCCTCGGCATGACGACGGGCATCTCGGCGGGCGGAGCGCCCGGGCCGGCGTACGGCAAGCGCCAGGACAAGCCGACCGGCCTCGCCGGCGTCGTCGCGGCAGGCCGCGAGCGGGCGCAGGAGGGCCGCCGCGGCTGGGTGACCCTCTCTGCCGCCGCCCGCACGCGGGCGGGGGCGGCCGGCCGTGCGCTCGCCCCGGTCCGCCGGACGTTCAGCACGTTCGGCATCGCGGTGACGCTGATGGCCGCCGGGGCCTGGGTCGCCGGGCTGGTGCTCGGCTGGCTCGAGCTGCTCGTGGCCGCGATCGTGCTGACGGTCACGCTGCTGTGCGCCATCGTGTTCGTGCTCGGGCGGTTCAAGTACGACGTCGTGCTCGACCTGGCGCAGGCCCGCGTGACCGTCGGTGACCGCGCCGTCGGCCGTCTCGACGTGCGCAACGCGTCGAGCCGCCCGCTGCTGCCGTCGGTGATGGAGCTCCCGGTCGGCAGCGGCACGGCGGCGTTCCCCGTGCCCCGCCTGAAGGGCGGCGGCACGCACGAGGAGATCTTCACGATCCCGACCCGGCGCCGCAGCGTGATCACGGTGGGCCCGGTCAAGTCCGTCCGCGCCGACCCCCTGGGCCTGCTGCGCCGCGAGATGACCTGGACCGGTGAGCAGGAGGTCTTCGTGCACCCGCGCGTCAAGAACCTCACGGGCTCGTCGACCGGCTTCCTCAAGGACCTCGAGGGCCGCGTCACCAACGACATCACGAACGCCGACGTCAACTTCCACGCCCTGCGGGACTACGTGCCGGGCGACGACCGCCGGCACATCCACTGGAAGACGACGGCCCGCACCGGCCAGATCATGGTGCGCCAGTTCGAGGAGACCCGGCGCTCGCACCTCGCGGTGCTGCTGTCCACGCGCGCCGAGGACTACGCGAACGAGGAGGAGTTCGAGCTCGCCGTGAGCGTCTGCGGCTCCCTGGGCCTGCAGGCCATCAAGGAGGACCGCGGCGTGACGGTGCTGGTCAACGAGGCCACGCTGCACGGTGACCACCGCACCCGCCTGATGGACGACCTCTCCCGGATCGAGATGGAGTCCCGCAAGTCCAAGCTGGTCGACCTCGCCCGCGCCGCGAGCATGGCCGCCGCCGACTTCTCGGTGATCGCCTTCATCGTCGGCAGCCGGGTCACGCCCACCGAGCTGCGCGCGGCGTCCGCCCGCGTGCCCGTGGGCGTCCAGGTCATGGCCATCCAGTGCGTGCCGGGGGCCTCCCTCGGCCGGCACTCCATCGCGGAGCTGGGC is a window of Promicromonospora sukumoe DNA encoding:
- a CDS encoding DUF58 domain-containing protein; translated protein: MTTGISAGGAPGPAYGKRQDKPTGLAGVVAAGRERAQEGRRGWVTLSAAARTRAGAAGRALAPVRRTFSTFGIAVTLMAAGAWVAGLVLGWLELLVAAIVLTVTLLCAIVFVLGRFKYDVVLDLAQARVTVGDRAVGRLDVRNASSRPLLPSVMELPVGSGTAAFPVPRLKGGGTHEEIFTIPTRRRSVITVGPVKSVRADPLGLLRREMTWTGEQEVFVHPRVKNLTGSSTGFLKDLEGRVTNDITNADVNFHALRDYVPGDDRRHIHWKTTARTGQIMVRQFEETRRSHLAVLLSTRAEDYANEEEFELAVSVCGSLGLQAIKEDRGVTVLVNEATLHGDHRTRLMDDLSRIEMESRKSKLVDLARAASMAAADFSVIAFIVGSRVTPTELRAASARVPVGVQVMAIQCVPGASLGRHSIAELGVLTLGRLGDLPLALKKMSDA
- a CDS encoding Ig-like domain-containing protein; this translates as MVTLFGAGLLGFALLYDGEATADVQLNDSGVWVTQTASGKLGRFNYEAKALDGTLLASSANFDVEQDAQRVLLDSASDSSASPVEPAQLTLRGTMKFPAGAQVAAGGATTAVYDEESGKAWVLPFDGAVAFDEKKLKPTVKAGPGGTLAVGKDGTVHLAVPGDGKLYTVPTSKNGVAEDVEESSVALSGDAKIQVTAVGDKPVILNQSTGNLILPGGDSVEIEDGAQGMLQQPSDAEDDVVLATTQGLVSQPLGGGDATTRTAEGTPSAPVQLSGCVYGAWNSGQVIRDCEGTDNDVDEKLEGVDASISLAYRVNRNIIVLNDVANGSLWMAADQFEKVDDWDLKMPEDAEGEKTESEQTTPEQVDQFVAQRNKANRPPVAKDDAYGVRPGRTTVLNVLGNDVDKDGDVMVAEVKGEVDGPIGVDRVLDGAALQADVPPDATGTTTFTYEVNDGRGGTDQASVDVRVVPLEENNPPAQSGEPVLRVGQDGLGTIKVLPYFKDPDGDDMFLSNASTADPLDEVRFRPDGTVEFRDGGTTTGRKIVDVTVSDALGLPFQGKLLVDVVATNVPPVAVQDHVTVLAGEPATVRPMQNDFDPNGDKLRLTNVDDKAGLEITPNYGAGTFRVVGDSPGSFDVTYQITDGPEPTMGLVRVDVVEPPEESGPPVAVSDQVLLPTGGSALVDVLANDTDPAGGVLVVQGVDVPDDAPVKVAVLNHQILKVSEVKRLDEPVTLTYTVANGAGTTTGQVRVVPIPAPAQLRPPEAGPDEATVHVGDVVTIPVLKNDNHPDGLELTLTDELQEAPPAEAGEAFVSQDTVRFRAGQEAGTYHAVYEVKDSNGQKDSAQVTIVVKDDPENAAPQLPDITARVLAGGTTRIPLNLDGTDPDGDYVTLSAISGAPSQGTATIVDGFIDYKAADESSGLDTFTYQVTDTRGAVGEGLVRVGVTPKPATNQPPQATDDETTVRPGRTVAVRALENDTDPDGDEIGLVESGFEGTEEMDPKVVKDDVVVTAPDDEGSYSFYYGIQDTYKAKASGAITVNVDQNAPLLRPIAHDDVVTSDDVEGSSTVTVDVKANDVDPDGVAADLELTIDPDLEGVRITEDGMLEVQLTQSAQVITYTVTDMDGLEAKAFVRVPGDQARPHVKPGLEPLKATSGEPLTIDLADYVVVREGTEPRITEEKTVKALEGTAEVTDPDTIVYTSEKDYAGAASVSFEVTDGDGPDDAEGLTAVLTLPIDVTPSKNMPPKVTGRPVLQVAAGEESSVDLSRYVKDPDKDPLTFTVKGAEGISPTVADSSVSAQVEPSVSKGTAQELAMTVSDGTNPAVDAVLTVEVVASTRQLVKTAQDVVLDAHQGEPTTIPVLANDSNPFPNEALKLTGVPVVETGSGTAEYRGDQLVVTPNADFTGAMMVRYRVQDATGDPDREVDGIAKLTVLGKPEAPRAPRVEEVRSETVVLSWDQPNNNGADITGYTVRTQNGQEHACATTTCTFDGLKNNVKYTFTVTATNDVGESDPSPASQEARPDEKPDQPAPPTLEFGDQSVEVSWKNQAYSDRSPIECVNLEISPAPNDGVTQKTCVQGSNTTWNGLSNGTAYTVRVQAKNAAPDPSDWSEPSAPETPAAPPAQPAAPNASRVDTAVGGQINVSWTAPANNGDPVKTYFLDVYRDGSKVNTITTSGTSQTVQDLSTSSSYTFTVQAENKAGKSPVSGQSNAVEPYGTPDTPGKPNAALGSNTSGQANVSWGAIGDFRGTSPRYEVQANGAGGRSVGNVTSYTYPNLNNGTSYTFQVRACNGYTCSGWSAASNAVVPYGMPPKPTISAVGGDQKVTFTWNGDATNGRSTTVRVTGDITSNARSGSQSASAGYSQNRTACVTVTDTEGQSQQTCDTGTSDKAPDPKAWVTKGSSVNNGDCTHSSCAYFVINWQDFPGGNHSVECYSGTNPDESGWHNILTPDRAYSMSFSGNGSRQLSCFYGYPNTQVAVRIDGTLYEARTW
- a CDS encoding AAA family ATPase, translated to MTTMTPEQAAWFAQTFDRLVGNVGQAVLGKAPVVRLALTCMLAEGHLLLEDAPGTGKTMLARSIAASVQGSHNRIQFTPDLLPSDVTGVTIYDQKSGKFDFHPGPIFASIVLADEINRASPKTQSALLEVMEEGRVTVDGVAHETGRPFMVLATQNPIEQAGTYRLPEAQLDRFLMKTSVGYPDHASTVEILSGAAVKDRSSALQPIITTKAVTEMADLGATVHTDTAVLEYVSRLAEETRNAHEVRVGVSVRGALALVRCAKVWAAAHGRNYVLPDDIKELAQPVWGHRFVLDPEAEFAGARPDVVLARIMADVAAPQERASA